Proteins encoded within one genomic window of Sphingomonas cannabina:
- a CDS encoding HAD-IA family hydrolase translates to MHDFPFAIVGFDLDGTLLDTSGDLTAAVNHALGEAGRPLLTRDEVEPMIGGGAKNMLRLALDATGGCSDEEFRRLYKLLLGFYEAHIAVESRPFPGMIEAVDVLKAMGVKVGIVTNKFEALAEKLMRELNLRDRFDCLIGGDTLGKGNAKPSAAPILHMIELCGRGPAAFVGDSIYDMQAARNAGIPSIAVSFGFLMQPVEELKADAVIDSYEALVPVLQRLSSVTV, encoded by the coding sequence ATGCATGATTTTCCCTTTGCGATCGTCGGGTTCGATCTCGACGGCACTCTGCTCGACACTTCCGGCGATCTGACGGCGGCGGTCAATCACGCGCTGGGCGAGGCCGGGCGGCCGCTGCTGACGCGCGACGAGGTTGAGCCGATGATCGGTGGGGGCGCCAAAAATATGCTGCGCCTCGCGCTGGACGCCACCGGCGGCTGCTCCGACGAGGAGTTCCGGCGGCTCTACAAGCTGCTGCTCGGCTTCTACGAGGCTCACATCGCGGTCGAGAGTCGGCCCTTCCCCGGCATGATCGAGGCGGTCGATGTGCTGAAGGCGATGGGGGTGAAGGTCGGGATCGTCACCAACAAGTTCGAGGCGCTGGCCGAGAAGCTGATGCGCGAGCTGAACCTGCGCGACCGGTTCGACTGCCTGATCGGCGGCGACACGCTCGGCAAAGGCAATGCCAAGCCCTCCGCCGCGCCGATCCTGCACATGATCGAGTTGTGCGGGCGCGGTCCCGCCGCGTTCGTCGGGGACTCGATCTATGACATGCAGGCGGCACGTAATGCCGGCATACCGTCGATTGCGGTGAGCTTCGGCTTCCTGATGCAGCCGGTCGAGGAGCTAAAGGCGGATGCGGTGATCGATTCTTATGAGGCGTTGGTGCCGGTCCTGCAGAGGCTGAGTTCGGTGACAGTCTAG
- a CDS encoding PstS family phosphate ABC transporter substrate-binding protein, translating into MRMFGKLVAAALPMLALAGCGSQSRDQIKIVGSSTVYPFTTAVAEQFVNKHSNMKAPVVESTGTGAGVKLFCAGIGPQHPDILNASRQMKKSEYDTCQQNGVGEIMEIQIGTDGIALAESNNGPKFKLTRQDVYLALAANPKGEKNTARTWKDVNPALPAIPIQVYGPPSTSGTRDAFVELVMDPGCEAAMPAAKAMKAGNPDRFKDVCSKIRDDGPYVDKGENDNLIVQNLAANPNAVGIFGYSYLEENKDRLHGVPLEGIEPTYETIAMGRYPGARPLYLYVKKAHLKAVPGLKEFLDEYAEAWKPSGPLVKRGLIAATNTTRLRSQDILNNGIALNPATLH; encoded by the coding sequence ATGCGCATGTTCGGAAAGCTGGTGGCAGCGGCGCTGCCGATGTTGGCGCTCGCCGGCTGCGGCAGCCAGTCGCGCGACCAGATCAAGATCGTCGGATCGTCGACGGTCTATCCGTTCACGACCGCGGTCGCCGAGCAGTTCGTCAACAAGCATTCCAACATGAAGGCGCCCGTGGTCGAATCGACCGGCACCGGCGCCGGGGTGAAGCTGTTCTGCGCCGGAATCGGGCCGCAGCACCCCGACATCCTTAACGCCTCGCGCCAGATGAAGAAGTCCGAGTACGACACCTGCCAGCAGAACGGCGTCGGCGAGATCATGGAGATCCAGATCGGCACCGACGGCATCGCACTCGCGGAATCGAACAACGGGCCGAAATTCAAGCTCACTCGCCAGGACGTCTATCTGGCGCTCGCTGCCAATCCCAAGGGGGAGAAGAACACGGCCAGGACGTGGAAGGACGTCAATCCGGCGCTGCCCGCGATCCCGATCCAGGTCTATGGTCCGCCATCGACCAGCGGCACGCGTGACGCCTTCGTCGAGCTGGTGATGGACCCCGGCTGCGAGGCGGCCATGCCCGCGGCCAAGGCGATGAAGGCCGGTAATCCCGACCGGTTCAAGGACGTGTGCAGCAAGATCCGCGACGACGGCCCCTATGTCGACAAGGGCGAGAACGACAATCTCATCGTCCAGAACCTCGCGGCCAATCCGAACGCGGTCGGCATCTTCGGCTATAGCTATCTCGAGGAGAACAAGGACCGGCTGCACGGCGTGCCGCTGGAAGGGATCGAGCCGACCTATGAGACGATCGCGATGGGCCGCTATCCCGGCGCGCGGCCGCTCTATCTCTACGTCAAGAAGGCGCATCTCAAGGCCGTTCCCGGCCTCAAGGAATTCCTCGACGAATATGCCGAGGCGTGGAAGCCGAGCGGCCCGCTGGTCAAGCGCGGGCTGATCGCGGCGACCAACACCACGCGGCTGCGCTCGCAGGACATCCTCAACAACGGGATTGCGCTCAATCCGGCGACGCTCCACTGA
- a CDS encoding sensor histidine kinase, with the protein MGFGLSARALVAFGLIAVAALVGYLLNHDVSAMLLVLVAGFAAVLLMAALPEAEQRAPQPTATPSPHAATSALIEAIGEPVLVIAGTRVTHTNAAARQLLGEHILGEDVRLAIRHPAAAERLVNAGGDEGHQPIHLVGLGARDQRWAMQVSALPDGRRVVHLTDSTGRHAAERIRVDFVANASHELRTPLAALLGFIETLSDEAGDDPAIRKRFLGVMFDEARRMQRLIDDLMSLSRIEAEKYRVPEEKVDLQALVEEVRAELAATPDPRGADLVVEAKAVPVVIGDRAQLSQLLHNIAGNAMKYGKAGTPVRIAVAPAGSTMVRLTVSDEGEGIAPDHLPRLTERFYRVDSGRSRSVGGTGLGLAIVKHIVERHRGQLDIASEVGRGTTVSILLPAAVSSTRNVTETQGA; encoded by the coding sequence ATGGGGTTCGGCTTGTCCGCACGCGCGCTCGTCGCCTTCGGTCTGATCGCGGTCGCCGCGCTGGTCGGCTATCTGCTCAATCACGACGTCTCGGCGATGTTGCTGGTGCTGGTCGCCGGCTTCGCGGCGGTGCTGCTGATGGCGGCGCTGCCCGAGGCGGAGCAGCGCGCGCCCCAGCCGACAGCGACGCCGTCGCCACATGCGGCAACCAGCGCGCTGATCGAGGCGATCGGCGAACCCGTGCTGGTGATCGCCGGTACCCGCGTCACCCACACCAACGCCGCCGCGCGCCAGCTGCTCGGCGAGCATATCCTGGGCGAGGACGTCCGCCTCGCGATCCGCCATCCGGCCGCGGCCGAACGGCTGGTCAACGCCGGCGGCGACGAGGGTCACCAGCCCATCCATCTCGTCGGGCTCGGCGCGCGCGACCAGCGCTGGGCGATGCAGGTCAGCGCGCTGCCCGACGGCCGCCGCGTCGTCCACCTGACCGATTCGACCGGCCGCCACGCCGCCGAGCGCATCCGCGTCGACTTCGTCGCCAACGCCAGCCACGAGCTGCGCACGCCGCTCGCCGCCCTGCTCGGTTTCATCGAGACGCTGAGCGACGAGGCGGGCGACGATCCCGCGATCCGCAAGCGCTTCCTGGGGGTGATGTTTGACGAGGCGCGGCGGATGCAGCGGCTGATCGACGACCTCATGTCGCTGAGCCGCATCGAAGCGGAGAAATACCGCGTGCCGGAGGAGAAGGTCGATCTCCAGGCGCTGGTCGAGGAGGTCCGTGCGGAGCTCGCCGCGACGCCCGATCCCCGCGGGGCCGACCTCGTGGTCGAGGCCAAGGCGGTCCCGGTGGTGATCGGCGACAGGGCGCAGCTTTCGCAGCTCCTCCACAATATCGCGGGCAACGCGATGAAATACGGCAAGGCCGGAACGCCGGTGCGGATCGCCGTCGCACCGGCCGGCAGCACGATGGTGCGGCTCACCGTCAGCGACGAGGGCGAGGGTATCGCGCCCGATCACCTGCCGCGGCTCACCGAGCGTTTCTACCGCGTCGATTCGGGGCGCAGCCGCTCGGTCGGCGGCACCGGTCTGGGGCTCGCCATCGTCAAGCATATCGTCGAGCGCCACCGCGGACAGCTCGATATCGCCAGCGAAGTCGGGCGCGGCACCACCGTTTCGATCCTGCTGCCGGCCGCGGTGTCATCAACCCGTAACGTGACTGAAACACAGGGCGCCTGA
- the pstC gene encoding phosphate ABC transporter permease subunit PstC codes for MNPYALLFLVAGLGLIGWLTARARAVRFAGGPERPHSLPSQHGTYVALWVVVPTLIFLAVWAVIEPQIVAASVLADPAANALPPFGFERDSILDEARALANGHAYGAFFPLSEQLAPLFAAAEHRYRWIATGIAVLLAFAGGAYALSRLAPAFRARQRVERTMMLTLLVASLIAILTTLGIFVSLLFESARFFAVVPVTDFLFGLHWSPQVIPANDPGSVLGAVPLFWGTFFIGAVIAMIVAIPFGLMSAIYLTQYAAPAVRRWMKPILEILAGVPTVVYGYFAALTVGPAIRDVAVMLGMTYASSESALAAGLVMGVMIIPFVSSMADDSIAAVPTAMRDGSLAMGATTSETISRVLLPAALPGVVAGVLLAVSRAIGETMIVVMAASGAATITLNPFESATTVTKQIVDLLTGEAEFDSPKTLAAFALGLTLFVITFLLNIVALRVVKRYREAYE; via the coding sequence TTGAATCCTTATGCGCTCCTGTTCCTGGTCGCCGGACTCGGCCTGATCGGCTGGCTGACGGCGCGCGCCCGCGCAGTGCGCTTCGCCGGCGGGCCGGAGCGGCCGCATTCGCTGCCGAGCCAGCACGGCACCTATGTCGCGCTGTGGGTGGTGGTGCCGACGCTGATCTTCCTCGCCGTCTGGGCGGTGATCGAGCCTCAGATCGTCGCCGCGAGCGTGCTCGCCGATCCCGCCGCGAACGCGCTGCCGCCGTTCGGCTTCGAACGCGATTCGATCCTGGACGAGGCGCGCGCGCTCGCCAACGGCCATGCCTATGGTGCCTTCTTCCCTCTGTCGGAGCAGCTCGCGCCGCTGTTCGCCGCCGCCGAGCACCGCTACCGCTGGATCGCGACCGGCATCGCGGTGCTGCTCGCCTTCGCCGGTGGGGCCTATGCGCTGAGCCGCCTCGCCCCGGCGTTCCGCGCGCGCCAGCGGGTCGAGCGGACGATGATGCTGACCCTGCTGGTCGCCTCGCTGATCGCGATCCTGACCACGCTCGGTATCTTCGTGTCGCTGCTGTTCGAGAGCGCGCGCTTCTTCGCGGTGGTGCCGGTCACCGACTTCCTATTCGGGCTGCACTGGAGCCCGCAGGTGATCCCGGCGAACGATCCCGGATCGGTGCTGGGTGCGGTGCCTTTGTTCTGGGGTACTTTCTTCATCGGCGCGGTGATCGCGATGATCGTCGCCATCCCGTTCGGGCTGATGAGCGCGATCTACCTCACCCAATATGCCGCGCCGGCCGTGCGGCGGTGGATGAAGCCGATCCTCGAGATCCTCGCCGGCGTGCCGACCGTGGTCTACGGCTATTTCGCCGCGCTGACGGTGGGTCCGGCGATCCGCGACGTCGCGGTGATGCTGGGCATGACCTATGCCTCGTCGGAAAGCGCGCTGGCGGCGGGGCTCGTCATGGGGGTGATGATCATCCCCTTCGTCTCGTCGATGGCGGACGATTCGATCGCCGCCGTCCCCACCGCGATGCGCGACGGCAGCCTGGCGATGGGCGCGACCACCAGCGAGACGATCTCGCGCGTGCTGCTGCCGGCGGCGCTGCCGGGCGTGGTCGCCGGCGTGCTGCTCGCGGTCAGCCGCGCGATCGGCGAGACGATGATCGTGGTGATGGCCGCCTCCGGCGCCGCGACGATCACGCTCAACCCGTTCGAGAGCGCGACCACCGTCACCAAGCAGATCGTCGACCTGCTGACCGGCGAGGCCGAGTTCGACAGCCCCAAGACGCTCGCCGCCTTCGCGCTGGGGCTCACGCTGTTCGTCATCACCTTCCTGCTCAACATCGTCGCGCTGCGCGTGGTGAAGCGCTATCGGGAAGCTTATGAATAG